A stretch of Myxococcus hansupus DNA encodes these proteins:
- a CDS encoding alpha/beta hydrolase-fold protein, with amino-acid sequence MDAKTLEARAQAEGTPVIDSDTATFVWRGRGPICLQGDFQDWRGKPLPFKRVAPGLWARTLKLPSDAYVEYALEDARGRRVEDPLNRNPSDNGFGGINHSFRMPQARSSLPARHPRGAPRGRVTRHVVDTGDLDLPGQRQVYLYAPPTDAPVPLLVVYDGEDYLRRVRLPELVDTLVAEGRMRPVALALVCNGGETRSMEYACSEYTVGLLRWKVLPLAHQKLSLLDERRGPGAHAVLGASLGGLMALYTGLRLPDVFGHVLSQSGAFSVEGHDFVVFDLARQAPRRPLDISLDCGRFEGLLEGNRRLAPLLTEAGHQVALREYSGGHNYPAWREELVHGLERHFPPLSAKRRNSLSFQGRKQLEPGGRR; translated from the coding sequence ATGGACGCGAAGACACTGGAGGCACGGGCGCAGGCCGAGGGCACGCCCGTCATCGACTCGGACACCGCCACCTTCGTCTGGCGCGGCCGCGGCCCCATCTGCCTCCAAGGGGACTTCCAGGACTGGCGCGGCAAGCCGCTGCCCTTCAAACGCGTGGCACCCGGCCTGTGGGCCCGCACGCTGAAGCTGCCCTCCGACGCCTACGTCGAATACGCGCTGGAGGATGCGCGGGGCCGGCGCGTGGAGGACCCGCTCAACCGGAACCCCTCCGACAACGGCTTCGGCGGCATCAACCATTCGTTCCGCATGCCCCAGGCCCGCTCGTCCCTGCCGGCCCGGCACCCTCGCGGCGCGCCGCGGGGCCGCGTCACCCGGCACGTGGTGGACACCGGGGATTTGGACCTGCCGGGACAGCGCCAAGTGTACCTGTACGCGCCGCCCACGGACGCGCCGGTGCCGCTGCTGGTGGTGTACGACGGCGAGGACTACCTGCGCCGCGTGCGGCTCCCGGAGCTGGTGGACACGCTGGTGGCCGAAGGCCGCATGCGCCCGGTGGCCCTGGCCCTGGTGTGCAACGGCGGCGAGACGCGCAGCATGGAGTACGCCTGCAGCGAGTACACCGTGGGGCTGCTGCGGTGGAAGGTGCTCCCGCTGGCGCACCAGAAGCTGTCACTCCTGGACGAGCGGCGCGGCCCCGGTGCGCACGCGGTGCTCGGCGCGTCCCTGGGCGGGCTGATGGCGCTCTACACCGGCCTGCGCCTGCCGGACGTCTTCGGACACGTGCTGTCCCAGTCCGGGGCCTTCAGCGTGGAAGGCCATGACTTCGTCGTCTTCGACCTGGCGCGGCAGGCCCCCCGCCGCCCGTTGGACATCTCGCTGGACTGCGGCCGCTTCGAAGGGCTGCTGGAAGGCAACCGGCGGCTCGCTCCCCTGCTGACGGAGGCCGGGCACCAGGTGGCGTTGCGGGAGTACAGCGGCGGTCATAACTACCCCGCCTGGCGCGAGGAACTGGTACACGGCCTGGAGCGGCACTTCCCTCCCCTGTCCGCCAAACGCCGGAACTCATTGAGTTTTCAGGGCCGGAAGCAACTGGAACCGGGGGGCCGCCGATAA